The following coding sequences are from one Biomphalaria glabrata chromosome 8, xgBioGlab47.1, whole genome shotgun sequence window:
- the LOC106063806 gene encoding carbonyl reductase [NADPH] 3-like, producing the protein MEKRVAVVTGANKGIGFGLVKALCQMFEGDVILTARDVLRGKSAVESLTLEGLHPKFHQLDVADIDSIVRLKVYLTENYGGLDILINNAGIYRNVTTEDAKSFAENVEDVIEINYFGSVNCFTVLRPLLRPHARVCNVSSMYAPLTIKKCSSYIVSKLIDPGITLDQLSAVMKDYVQSAKDGSYLERGYTDEMYGFSKVGLSVATAVQQRELDTSGAVDVLVNSCCPGYVKTDMNKLCGHLTVEEGIVNPLYCVMLPPNVNSPRGQMLRNKEPFDWVNYPMKSIEN; encoded by the exons ATGGAGAAGCGTGTTGCTGTG GTAACAGGAGCTAATAAAGGCATTGGATTTGGATTAGTTAAAGCTTTGTGTCAAATGTTTGAAGGAGATGTTATTTTAACAG CTCGTGATGTACTTAGAGGGAAATCAGCTGTAGAGAGTTTAACTCTTGAAGGCCTACATCCAAAGTTTCATCAGCTGGACGTTGCTGACATCGACAGTATTGTCCGTTTAAAGGTATACCTTACAGAAAACTATGGCGGACTGGATATACTTATCAACAATGCTGGAATCTACAGGAATGTGACG acGGAGGACGCGAAAAGTTTCGCTGAGAACGTTGAGGACGTCATTGAAATCAACTACTTTGGCAGCGTCAACTGTTTCACAGTTCTTCGCCCACTGCTGAGACCTCATGCAAG GGTGTGTAATGTGTCCAGTATGTATGCCCCTTTGACGATTAAGAAATGTTCATCTTATATAGTGTCCAAGCTGATTGACCCTGGGATCACGTTGGATCAACTCTCGGCAGTAATGAAGGACTATGTTCA ATCTGCTAAAGATGGCAGCTATCTAGAACGAGGTTATACCGATGAAATGTATGGGTTTTCTAAAGTAGGCCTCAGCGTTGCCACGGCCGTACAGCAAAGAGAATTGGATACTTCTGGTGCTGTGGATGTGCTGGTGAACTCG TGCTGTCCTGGTTACGTCAAGACGGACATGAACAAGCTTTGTGGTCATTTAACCGTGGAAGAAG GTATTGTAAATCCTCTGTACTGTGTAATGCTACCGCCTAATGTGAACAGCCCCAGAGGTCAAATGTTACGAAACAAAGAGCCTTTTGATTGGGTGAATTATCCAATGAAGTCAATCGAGAACTAG